TTACTTTTCATTACCTTTGGTGATATAAGTATTGGTTTCCGttgaaaatcactttttctgATTTCAAACAATCCTTACGTATCGGAGCCTTCATAATCCGAAAGacagatttttcgaaaaatgtcaGTCTGTCagattttacaatcaaattatgggcatgaaaaattgacatGTTCCGTATAATTTGAACTGCCGGTTTTActggaaataaatcgaaaccTATACCTTTTCCTCCTCATTGCTTTCTCTACAGACTCTTCCCTTTTCATGATGATGATTAATCATTTTgaacattttatttgtaaaatctTTTCTGAAATAGTTGATACCTTAGCTTATACTATTCGAATTTGCTTAGAATAATTACTATCACACAGTGGGACtattatttcattcgtatCATTTATCAGCATCATGGCCGCATATAACTTCTGTTGGAGATTTGTTGAACGATTATATTCTCTCCTCCTTACTTTTTATTCCAACAGTACAGCCTGTTcatcgattaaaaattttctgataaaCAGTGAACAGTTCTGAACATCGCAAAATTATCGACAAGTTCCTGAAAGGTATAATGTCATTGATGAAAGACTTTCAAAACTCGACTAAAATAATAACGTTGCACTACGTATATTCTATTTAGAATTTAATTGTTTGCAAAATGCATTTGAATAGCGCCTAAGACTACTGGTATCTGTCGAACcttattcaatgtttttctttattctatTCAAGCTACTGGATTCAGTTCTCTTTGCACGACTTTTACTGCGTTTGCTTTCTACTCGGTTGTGTTCGGAGTTACGGCTGGAGCATACGTTGGTCTTACATCTGTGATTCTAGTAGATTTACTGGGCTTGGATCGCCTGACAAATGCCTTTGGacttcttttactttttcaagGACTTGCATCTCTGCTGGGTCCACCAATTGCTGGTAAAAATTAGTTTCCCCTGATTTTACACTCGGCCACTGGATATTTATCTCTATCCGAATTCTCATTctcttatatttatttttagggTGGCTGCATGATGGATTGGGAAGCTATGATCCAGGCTTTTGGGTTGCTGGGTCGATGATTGCGATTAGTGGCCTCATgctattttttatacctgtacTCCAGAGGTACTTACGAAAGAAAGCAGAAAAGTCGCAAAGGATAAGCGTTGTATTCTAGCATAAATTACTGTACATAAGCCAACAACTGAAAAAGAATGGAAACGGAACGATTAACAGAATTATGGATCCCGTTTCTTTAGGTCCCCGAATTAAGCATGTTTCATTCCAATAAGAAACTGTACGTTGCGGTAATCTAAAGAAACGTGTCACGattatatacttttttatttattctttaaggcaattgaaataaacaaaaataatttctcagaCTTCTATTCTTATAATGTAAAAGAACGATGTTTAGAATATTGGTGTAGACAAATCAAATCATTCGTCTTTATTCATTATTGTTCAATTCATCTAATTGGTCGCGTTGGTTGTCCACCTCAACTCTGAATTCTCTGAACCTGCTTTGTAAAATCTCTAATATTTGGTCTGATATTCCGTCAGGGAATGAAGCCTTCCATCCTTTCTCTCAGGCTCTAGAAAGATGGGAGTGGAAACTCTCGTCGTAAAAGTTCTTGATATCCGCTCGTTCCACAAgcgaattttaattataagGCATTCTTAATCGTGACATTTGACCAACATTTAATTTGCGTGTTTTTTGTTTGAGTTGTTACTAAATATTAGATTTGATCACTGTTAAATATACTTTGCACTGCAGCTTTGTACCTATCATTTGGTGCATTATCAACATATCCAAGATCACGCCTAGTgcttttcagttttttcttgtaaatatTAACTATGTgcgtttttttaaataccagTTGCTTCGATCGAGACAACTCTTCCTTAGGatctgtatttataatgacTTTATTGGTCTgtggtaatttttcttttctttgacTCTTATTCAATGACTCACCATattcttcaagtttcaatGCTTCATTATCAATTAAGTTTTGTTGCTCAATATCTTTCTCACTTTCTGATATGATTTCTACTTCATCTTGACGCTGAAATTATGGGATATTGTTTAGtatagaaaatgaaatgcaGACTCAATTCAAGAATATACTTTCGTCAGTTTCATTACATTTACTAGATCGTTTCTATGCACTTCAATTATGAGTGACATAGTCCAGTTTACAGTATTTAACACTGACTTGTTGCCTTCGGAATTGTTTTCATGTTTGCAGATTTGTACATCATCAGATGGCTTGGAAGTAAAAGCGTGTGCATTGAGTAAAGGAGAAGTTACTCAGTAAAGCTTGAAGAACACATTCttagttgaaattttattttcaatcttttgcTAGCGCATGCGTAACCAAAAAATTGTGGGCACTACATCGGACCTCAAAATTCTCTTATCATCCACTCTGAGCTTTTCCCACATGTATGGTTCAAAATCCCATGAGTGAAGTAGAATTACTTTAGCAGcattcattgtcaaagataTTATCGCATATCTGGTAATCGACTTACTTCACACAAGTACGTGCGCTCTTTTCGCATCAAATTAACGAgtccaatatttttcacccaatTCGTTCGTCGTATGGGATCACGAGGTAGAActttcatgaaataattttttctagtCGAATTATGACATTCAGGCACACAACACCCAGTCATTTTAGAATAATTCATAACGTCTGCTTAGGATTCTCCAGAAACGTCGTTCTGTACGGTTCAAGCTTTAAATTTACGTTTGTAATTGCGAACGATTTAGAAGGTAAACTGAAAATACCTAGTTTACCCGCCTTAATCACGATTGTGACGAAACATGGCAGCGAGTGGGTCGGCCGTGGGAAATTGATTCTGCGCAGCTAATTGTTCTCCCTAATCGATTACGTTGGCAATAGTCTCTATTTCACAGATGGACTGTGCGATGTAAATGTTCAGTTTCTCTAAAAATTAGGAGTCTCATCTACCAAAGCGATACCACAATAATGGGATAAAAGTATAGAACAAGTACAATCATGAATACATCATTATAATAACGTTAAACCCTGTTCATCAAGTTTTTACAACGCCGGTAAGATACCCAAAGAGGTAACTTAAATCGCATACGTGGCAACGCTGTATAGCCAAAAACCAATTCACTGAAATGATCTTCAGAAATCTCCTAAGGCCAATAATTCGAACGAGTAATATTGATTGTGAAAAAGAACTATTCCGACCGTAGTGGCTGTGCTAACACTCGAGCTACGGAGCGGAGGGACTTGCGTTCATATCCCCGGCCTGTCAATTAGATCCGGAACGGCAACTCTGTAAGAATGTAAGACAGGTCACGTCGTTCAGGCGCTGGGTGGCTGGTCAGTACTTTGGATTCGGGTCTGACTTCATGGAGGCTGGACAAAGTTTTCGGCAGTTTCCTTGTCTCTCCTGCCGATGCGGGTGTTTCTACTGCCACTGCCAACCTATGCTATACACCATTCTTCCTCCCTTACATTGCACATATAATTGTGATTAATAAtgaagtattattattattgcaaatCCGTGTACACACACGAATAAATCCGAAAACAATGATCATTCAATATTTAACACCTAACTCTTTTATCCAGATAGCAATAATGATTGTGATGAGAATTGTAACTAAACTACCATtgtaaaaattgcaataatgCAATTTTGGAATATTGATTAGGCAACAATTTTATCCCATAGATAAGTCATTGTATTTACAGTTAGTTGATAAAACatacaaatattcaattacacTTACGTAAACTCGTAAGAATATTCTAAAATTCAAACAGCTGAGGCCCAGCGATCTTGAGAAATCCTACGCTACAAAATAAGACTAACGCAACACTAAATGAACCGTTGATATATATCCTCAGCCAACAAATCACTGATCTCGGGTACCGACCGTCAAGTCGCGCTCTCGGCTCGTATCCCCAGACTGGACATCTTGTTCTCAATTCAGTTTCGTGGCATAATCCTTTTGCTCTCTTGCATTCAAAATGTCTTTGTTACCAGTTATAAAActtcaatttcataaaatgtTACTTTTGGCTCGTGCCTCAGATCTGATCGGTAGACTTAATTGGCTTCCCCTAGTCTTTTGGCACTGTGCATTTGCATATTACGCTATGTGTTCAAAAGATGTTATAGCAATTCTCAACTAGTATTCTTTGCCGCGCAACTAAATACTTCATTTTGTTTAGAACATAGTTCTGACTGAACAACCAGCAATTTCTCCATCCTCACTTATAACTAATTATACGTGAAAGCCTGCTCCATCATCTCGATGAGGAACATCTCATCCGGTGTATGAGACCTTAGAAGGTAAgcaagtataattattaattttttgttaataattatgGAATTAATCCCGGTATATCCGAGTTTATCGGTAAGCGATTGAACCGAGTTGCCCACCGCCTTTCAATGTGTAATCGGTATTTGGTGACGCAAAACTACTGACTGTGTGTCTAGCTGCGTTTCCATCAACGGATTCCAGTGGCTAACAACTGGAGTTTTCGGGAACTGCCGCTCACTGATATATACTGCCGCTATGCAATCCCAACATGAAGGCCTTCGAAAAGTGTCCGCTAGACTTAGATAGAGGGAACGAGGTGGAGATCAATTGCTTTTTCTCTCTATCATATTGCTACGGTCCTGAATGGAAAGAGACAGAGGTTGATCGTCACCACTGGCTATCTCTTCCCTCCAGCTGGCCGTATTCTACTGGCCTAAGCGTAGTCCATATAATATGTCGATGTTTTCAGCGCTGTTGTTATGAATCGAAAACTAGGGAAATTTATAGTGACGTGATTGGTGAGAGTGTATAAATTGAGGAACACCGTGAAAGCCGTTTCGGGTGGGGAAAACagttgacgatttttttaaccGGAGCATGTGAGAGAACAGACCTCGAAAAACCTGTGGGGCTCCGATTTTGGCTggaaagtttgtaaaaataaattttaccaatCCCAATCCAAGTGTGAATAGTTCGAAGTGAATAATGTGCGTCGACTGATTAAGTAATTTCAAGTTGAATATATTGAGGCAACGGTCGAACGATTGTATCAAGGTGATATATACTTGTCTCTGAAACGTCGTCGGATGCTGCGAGCCAGCTTTATGTGATCTACATGATTCCGATTGCCTGTCGTCGCCGCCGTCGTCGCCGTCTAAGGTCGTTCTAATTTCTCCCATTCATCTGCATTCAAAAAGACAAAGACCAAACGGCCGTATACCTAGGACAAGTTCGTCTATGCCGACCGCCGCGCTTAATTACACCAGAAAATAATAACCCAACATCTTGTTGTGTTAACTTGAAGACGGCTTAAGCTATCAGCGGCGGTCTTTATTCAACCCAAGTGGTATCAATGTTGTCTGGCAATGGTGTGTAAAGAGAACGTGGTATCATGGTTTGGAAATCTGTCCAGGTAATAATACCACCTTATTTACCACCCCCAattttccctccctccctcatCTCCTTTTTCAGTCATATATTCTTCATTATAATACtacgcatatttttttgtatcatcTTTATGCCTTTTTCGTTCTCTTTTCTTCATCTAGAAAACTTCCCTTTGAAACTCgtatctttaatttttttttattttcattattcctcTGAACAATAGCGACAATGTAAACTTGAACAAAAAACTTTCAACACGAACTTTAGCACAAATCCAGCTAAAACTGATGTAAGGAGGATGTTATGAAAAGTCTTTACTGATCGTGTTGAATATCACTTATTTCGGCTATTATTATAGTTTGTGTATCATTGACCCAtaaaagttttgttttatcCAAGACTGATGGCAGAAAATGTATTCCCATTAAGAAATTACTACTAATTGCAAGAATACATTTATTTGGTTCATTCATGCATGAAAAAACGTTTTCAGGTATTTGTTCGATATTGTATTTAGAATTGCACAATCTGTAGTATTTCTATATCAGTAGCGTGTAGACTCTGATAATGGTGC
This is a stretch of genomic DNA from Neodiprion fabricii isolate iyNeoFabr1 chromosome 2, iyNeoFabr1.1, whole genome shotgun sequence. It encodes these proteins:
- the LOC124177035 gene encoding uncharacterized protein LOC124177035, with amino-acid sequence MNYSKMTGCCVPECHNSTRKNYFMKVLPRDPIRRTNWVKNIGLVNLMRKERTYLCEPSDDVQICKHENNSEGNKSVLNTVNWTMSLIIEVHRNDLVNRQDEVEIISESEKDIEQQNLIDNEALKLEEYDPKEELSRSKQLVFKKTHIVNIYKKKLKSTRRDLGYVDNAPNDRYKAAVQSIFNSDQI